Proteins from a single region of Dyadobacter fanqingshengii:
- the hemC gene encoding hydroxymethylbilane synthase yields MHIKIGTRGSKLALWQAHYVEGLLKEGGVDTEIVIIETKGDKILNRSLSKIGSKGIFTQELEDQLLDGSIDIAVHSAKDLQSQLDEAFELIAYTEREKANDVLVSHNNELSLKSGESFVVGTSSTRRIAVLRHFYPHIKTVDMRGNLQTRLRKLNEGHCDALLLAYAGVHRMEYDDKIAEHLLLDEFTPAVGQGSVAIECAINLAEEKKAVIKELINHPQTETCLLTERAFLKRLQGGCSIPVFGLATLHDDQINITGGIISLDGQELIRRTETGSISFPEELGTALANELLEAGADRILSDIKGQIQSL; encoded by the coding sequence ATGCATATAAAAATAGGAACGCGCGGCAGCAAGTTAGCCCTTTGGCAGGCACATTATGTGGAAGGGCTTTTGAAAGAAGGCGGTGTTGATACAGAAATTGTAATTATTGAAACAAAAGGAGACAAAATCCTGAATCGCTCTCTCTCTAAAATCGGCAGTAAAGGAATTTTTACGCAGGAATTGGAAGATCAGTTGCTGGATGGCAGCATTGACATTGCGGTGCACAGCGCAAAGGATCTGCAATCACAACTGGATGAAGCTTTTGAACTGATTGCATATACAGAGCGTGAGAAAGCTAATGACGTTTTAGTAAGCCATAACAATGAGCTCTCGCTAAAAAGTGGCGAATCTTTCGTCGTGGGAACATCTTCAACCCGGAGGATCGCTGTTTTGAGGCATTTTTATCCGCATATTAAAACTGTCGACATGCGTGGCAACTTGCAAACCCGCCTTAGAAAGCTGAATGAAGGGCATTGCGACGCTTTGCTCCTCGCCTACGCAGGCGTCCACAGAATGGAATATGACGACAAGATCGCCGAGCATTTGCTATTGGATGAATTTACGCCAGCCGTGGGTCAGGGAAGCGTCGCCATTGAATGTGCGATAAATTTAGCTGAGGAGAAAAAGGCTGTAATTAAAGAGCTAATCAATCACCCACAAACAGAAACCTGCCTCCTAACGGAAAGAGCTTTCCTCAAACGCCTCCAAGGCGGATGCAGCATCCCGGTTTTTGGTCTGGCTACATTACACGATGATCAAATCAACATCACCGGCGGCATTATCAGCCTCGATGGCCAGGAATTGATTAGAAGGACAGAAACTGGCTCGATTTCATTTCCGGAGGAATTGGGAACTGCATTAGCGAACGAGTTGCTGGAAGCCGGGGCGGATCGGATTTTGAGTGACATAAAGGGTCAAATTCAATCATTATAA
- a CDS encoding ATP-dependent zinc protease family protein, producing the protein MKQTLDIIGATDIVDLPELGWFDVPVRIDSGATTSAIHCSRVRLIKDGDQPQLCFYLDTKKGAPQQSFTVTDFKETIVRNSSGKEEKRYVIKTKITIFGKKIRTEFSLANRRKMKYPILLGRKLLNKRFLVDVSQKDLSAAKRSKASHRSHARHQS; encoded by the coding sequence ATGAAGCAAACACTGGACATTATCGGCGCAACAGACATTGTGGATTTGCCGGAGCTGGGCTGGTTCGATGTGCCGGTCCGCATTGACTCGGGTGCAACCACTTCTGCCATACATTGTTCGCGGGTCCGGTTGATTAAGGATGGCGACCAGCCGCAATTGTGTTTTTATTTGGATACAAAAAAAGGTGCACCTCAACAATCCTTCACAGTTACAGACTTTAAAGAGACCATTGTCCGGAACTCCTCGGGAAAAGAAGAAAAACGTTATGTGATCAAAACGAAGATCACCATCTTTGGTAAAAAAATCCGGACAGAGTTTTCACTTGCCAACCGGCGTAAAATGAAATATCCGATCCTGTTAGGACGGAAACTGCTGAACAAGCGGTTTCTGGTCGATGTTTCACAGAAAGATTTATCTGCTGCAAAGCGTTCCAAGGCATCTCATCGTTCTCACGCCAGACACCAATCCTGA
- a CDS encoding DNA polymerase III subunit produces the protein MLFREIPGLEHIKSTLRRSVKNSHLAHAQLFDSPAGGGGLALALAFATYINCENKSDEDACGVCASCAKMAKLIHPDFHFIFPIATSKKVDGKTSEAFLSLWRTFLLENPYRILPEWLDHISAENKQGNIAVEEARGILRKLSVKAYEGEYKILLIWKPDIMNAASSNAILKILEEPPEKTLFLLVSDQSDKLLTTIISRTQRINIPAFSDEEVRYFLKLQQVTDTAANQIAYLCDGNLSEALKLVQDAEDDRSGWFAAWMRSCYKYDISHLVKLADNFDVMNKEKQKGLLEYALRLFRDMLIWSHGAGELLRVPEEELTFVQNFSKTVNFDSLEKMIEEVNLAYYHMERNVRAKMVFLDLSLTVAQFFQRR, from the coding sequence GTGCTTTTCAGAGAAATACCGGGACTTGAACACATAAAATCAACGTTAAGGCGCTCGGTTAAGAATAGCCATTTGGCTCACGCACAGCTGTTTGATTCTCCGGCGGGCGGAGGCGGCCTTGCACTTGCCCTGGCATTTGCAACGTATATTAATTGCGAAAATAAAAGCGATGAAGACGCTTGCGGCGTATGCGCATCATGTGCAAAGATGGCTAAGCTGATCCATCCTGATTTTCACTTCATATTCCCCATTGCAACCTCCAAAAAAGTTGACGGAAAAACCAGCGAGGCCTTTCTAAGCTTATGGCGAACGTTTTTACTGGAAAACCCCTACCGCATTCTTCCCGAATGGCTCGACCATATCAGTGCAGAAAATAAGCAGGGAAACATTGCTGTGGAAGAAGCGCGCGGAATTTTGAGGAAATTATCCGTGAAGGCTTATGAAGGCGAATATAAAATTCTGCTGATCTGGAAACCAGACATTATGAATGCTGCTTCCTCCAATGCAATTTTGAAAATTCTCGAAGAACCACCTGAAAAGACGCTATTTTTACTTGTTAGCGACCAGTCAGACAAGTTGTTGACGACCATTATTTCCAGGACGCAACGCATTAACATCCCGGCATTTTCGGATGAGGAAGTGCGCTATTTTTTGAAACTACAACAAGTAACCGACACCGCAGCTAATCAAATCGCATATTTGTGCGACGGCAATTTGTCCGAAGCATTGAAATTGGTCCAGGACGCTGAGGATGACCGGTCCGGCTGGTTTGCGGCGTGGATGCGTTCCTGCTATAAATATGACATTTCACACTTGGTAAAATTGGCTGATAATTTTGATGTGATGAACAAAGAGAAGCAGAAAGGCCTTTTAGAATATGCACTGAGGCTTTTCCGTGACATGCTCATATGGAGTCACGGTGCGGGCGAGCTTTTGCGCGTGCCTGAGGAAGAGCTGACTTTTGTCCAAAACTTTTCAAAAACAGTTAACTTTGATTCACTCGAAAAAATGATTGAAGAAGTAAATCTGGCGTATTATCATATGGAACGGAATGTGCGGGCAAAAATGGTTTTTTTGGATTTGTCGCTTACTGTTGCGCAGTTCTTTCAACGCAGATGA
- the rimK gene encoding 30S ribosomal protein S6--L-glutamate ligase codes for MKIAVLSTNPDLYSTKRLVEAIKQRGHQAVVIDHVKCFVMIEGGKPTIIYKGKPITGIDAVIPRIGTSVNAFGCAVVRQLELMKVFTTVKSQAILRSRDKLRSMQVLAKSGVDIPKTVFAKNPAQVNELIHMVGGPPVIIKLLEGTQGVGVVLAETIKAAKSTIEAFYGLKANFLIQEYIAESKGADIRAFVIGNKVIAAMKRQGAEGDFRSNLHRGGEGHLIELTEEEEHTAISAAKALGVRIAGVDLLQSERGPLVMEVNSSPGLRGIEEVSGIDIASLIVAYIEDKIVTDEGDTVGV; via the coding sequence ATGAAAATCGCCGTATTATCCACCAATCCCGACCTTTATTCAACAAAGCGTCTGGTGGAGGCAATTAAACAACGAGGTCATCAGGCAGTGGTTATCGACCATGTGAAATGCTTTGTGATGATTGAAGGGGGAAAACCGACCATTATTTATAAAGGAAAACCGATCACCGGAATCGACGCTGTTATTCCTCGAATCGGCACGTCCGTGAATGCTTTCGGCTGTGCGGTCGTGCGGCAATTGGAGTTGATGAAAGTGTTTACGACGGTAAAATCACAAGCGATTCTTCGTTCGCGGGATAAATTACGTAGCATGCAAGTGCTGGCAAAATCAGGCGTTGACATTCCAAAAACCGTTTTTGCCAAAAATCCGGCTCAGGTTAATGAGCTGATCCATATGGTAGGCGGACCGCCGGTGATCATTAAGTTATTGGAAGGAACCCAAGGTGTCGGTGTGGTTTTAGCGGAAACTATTAAAGCTGCAAAATCAACAATTGAGGCTTTTTATGGATTGAAGGCTAATTTTTTGATCCAGGAATACATTGCAGAATCCAAAGGAGCCGACATTCGCGCATTTGTCATTGGTAACAAAGTTATTGCGGCCATGAAGCGGCAAGGTGCAGAAGGCGATTTTCGTTCTAACCTGCACCGCGGGGGCGAAGGACATTTGATCGAGCTCACCGAAGAAGAAGAGCACACAGCCATTTCCGCCGCCAAAGCATTGGGCGTCAGGATCGCAGGTGTGGATCTTTTGCAATCAGAGCGCGGGCCCCTCGTCATGGAAGTCAATTCTTCCCCCGGCCTCCGCGGTATCGAAGAAGTAAGTGGAATCGATATCGCATCTCTGATTGTTGCTTATATAGAAGATAAGATTGTTACGGACGAAGGGGATACGGTTGGGGTTTGA
- a CDS encoding TonB-dependent receptor domain-containing protein, producing the protein MNMIRKITPIIILTVLSLSAFAQFPGGGGGFGGNRGGGGNDRPQRQTVIPGTAEDTPKGNGKIRGVLVDSVSKRPVEFAALSLVDIKTNNPIDGTTTNEKGVFELTKVASGNFKILISFIGYKTKTINDIKIDRKTELDLGNVSLGPDVVQLNEVEVVGMAQLIEEKVDRLVYNNEKDITSKGGDASDVMKKVPMLTVDLDGNVSLRGSSNVRVLINNKPSTIIATSVADALKQIPADMIKSVEVITSPSAKYDAEGSAGIINIVTKKSTIQGGTLNLDTGIGNRGSNLGLRGNYRVGKMGFSLGGFGRFNYNMPGKSENLQVGKIDKFSIRQMAESDNKMSFGSYNFGWDYEIDSKTSLSAGVRYGMRNMRNQQDLSTFNTQSDGTTRNSFRDVNTKDLSGTWDVNVDYIKTLAKPQQELSISTQFSRNNRTNDFDADIYSLNNSQLRELLGSQGNNNASHNQESTIQVDYQTPVKDNQLIEFGGKGIFRQVVSNFDYYNTVDAPQAASSLNYDQNVAAGYFSYTYTTKSKFTVKAGSRYEYTSIDATQGEQGDLNIPAYSNLVPSLNLSQTFGKGQTIKLGYNRRLQRPGIQFLNPNQNAANPQNITVGNPQLRPELTDQVELGTSFFKNSLYVNVSTFARFTNSSIESIRTTSDQGIITTTYGNIGSKKNYGVNVFGNMTFFKRWQVGGGFDAYYADLTNNNPNPLLAASNTGFVLSGRFRTSLNIKNGWGLQAGGFMRGRDVQLQGTQAGFRMYDLGIKKDFTNKRGSIGFGMENFLAPSFKMKTQLETATFTQNNTNFLYNRGFRVNFSYRLGKMTFTEQKTRRRKSVNNDDQKTDGGGMDAGGGGGAVQGVTPAITVPSPRAGAPAGGPAGAPADGRPQGGARPATTDSIARPVRQGMPMQGMPVQSGMKPDSMMRDSTMRPAMPGDSAARPATPIDSTAKPVMPADSAAKPVVPADSTAIPAKPAVPADTTKKP; encoded by the coding sequence GGTGCTGAGCCTTTCGGCTTTTGCGCAATTTCCCGGCGGGGGTGGCGGATTTGGAGGAAATCGCGGAGGCGGTGGAAACGACAGGCCACAAAGGCAGACGGTGATCCCGGGAACTGCCGAAGATACACCTAAGGGAAATGGTAAGATACGGGGAGTCCTGGTCGACTCAGTTAGCAAGAGGCCCGTGGAATTTGCCGCACTCTCGCTGGTTGACATTAAAACCAACAATCCGATCGACGGAACGACAACAAATGAGAAGGGGGTTTTTGAGCTTACAAAAGTGGCGTCAGGGAACTTCAAAATTCTTATTTCCTTCATTGGCTACAAGACCAAGACCATTAACGACATTAAAATTGATCGTAAGACGGAACTTGACCTGGGTAATGTAAGCCTTGGGCCGGATGTGGTTCAGCTGAATGAGGTTGAGGTTGTGGGAATGGCCCAATTGATCGAGGAAAAGGTTGACAGACTTGTTTACAATAACGAAAAAGACATTACAAGCAAGGGTGGCGACGCTTCGGATGTAATGAAGAAAGTGCCGATGTTGACAGTCGATCTGGACGGAAACGTTTCATTAAGAGGAAGTTCCAATGTTCGGGTTTTGATTAATAATAAGCCTTCGACCATTATAGCCACCAGCGTTGCGGATGCATTGAAGCAGATTCCTGCCGATATGATCAAATCTGTTGAGGTAATTACCTCGCCATCAGCTAAGTATGATGCAGAAGGTTCTGCTGGGATCATAAATATTGTTACCAAAAAGAGCACCATCCAGGGTGGAACATTGAACCTGGATACGGGAATTGGAAACAGAGGATCAAACCTGGGACTGAGAGGAAATTACCGAGTTGGCAAAATGGGATTCAGTTTGGGTGGTTTTGGCCGCTTCAATTACAACATGCCTGGTAAATCTGAAAACCTGCAAGTGGGTAAAATTGACAAATTTTCTATCCGCCAAATGGCCGAGTCGGATAACAAAATGTCTTTCGGTTCTTACAACTTTGGGTGGGACTACGAGATCGATTCCAAAACTTCTCTCTCCGCCGGCGTGCGTTATGGAATGCGTAACATGCGTAACCAACAGGATTTGTCAACATTCAACACGCAAAGCGACGGCACAACGCGCAATAGCTTCCGGGATGTAAATACCAAAGACTTATCCGGAACGTGGGATGTAAATGTGGATTATATTAAAACATTAGCCAAGCCACAGCAGGAGTTGAGCATTTCTACGCAGTTTAGCCGAAACAACAGGACGAATGATTTTGACGCAGACATTTATTCATTAAATAATAGTCAATTGCGCGAACTGCTGGGAAGCCAGGGTAACAATAATGCCAGCCATAACCAGGAAAGCACAATACAAGTGGATTACCAGACTCCGGTTAAAGACAATCAGCTGATTGAATTTGGTGGAAAAGGTATCTTCCGTCAGGTGGTTAGTAATTTTGATTATTACAATACAGTGGATGCCCCACAAGCAGCGAGCAGTCTGAACTATGATCAGAATGTTGCAGCGGGATATTTTTCTTACACATATACAACGAAAAGCAAATTCACCGTGAAGGCGGGCTCGCGTTACGAGTATACCAGCATTGATGCAACGCAGGGTGAGCAGGGCGACCTGAATATTCCGGCATACAGCAATCTGGTGCCGAGTTTGAACTTGTCTCAAACATTTGGTAAGGGTCAAACCATCAAGCTTGGTTACAACCGTCGTCTTCAACGTCCTGGCATTCAATTCCTAAACCCTAATCAAAATGCGGCGAACCCACAGAACATCACTGTGGGTAACCCGCAACTCCGTCCCGAACTGACCGATCAGGTTGAATTGGGAACGAGCTTTTTCAAAAATTCACTTTATGTAAACGTATCTACATTTGCACGTTTCACCAACAGTTCAATTGAAAGCATTCGTACAACCAGCGACCAGGGGATTATCACAACGACTTACGGTAACATTGGTTCAAAGAAAAATTATGGGGTGAATGTGTTTGGAAACATGACATTCTTTAAAAGATGGCAAGTAGGAGGAGGTTTTGACGCTTACTATGCAGATCTTACGAATAATAATCCCAATCCTTTATTGGCCGCTTCTAACACCGGTTTCGTGTTAAGCGGACGTTTCAGAACCAGCCTTAACATTAAAAATGGCTGGGGATTGCAAGCGGGTGGTTTCATGAGAGGACGCGATGTTCAGCTTCAAGGAACACAAGCAGGGTTCAGAATGTATGACCTGGGAATCAAGAAAGATTTTACTAACAAGCGCGGAAGCATTGGATTTGGAATGGAAAACTTCCTGGCTCCATCATTCAAAATGAAGACGCAGCTTGAAACCGCAACATTCACGCAGAACAATACCAACTTCCTGTACAACAGAGGTTTCAGAGTCAATTTCTCTTATCGTTTAGGGAAAATGACATTCACTGAGCAAAAAACACGCAGACGCAAGTCGGTTAACAACGATGACCAAAAAACCGACGGCGGCGGAATGGATGCAGGCGGCGGCGGTGGAGCCGTACAAGGCGTAACACCAGCCATCACAGTTCCATCCCCGAGAGCAGGCGCCCCGGCAGGCGGGCCAGCGGGTGCACCAGCAGACGGTCGCCCACAAGGAGGAGCCAGACCAGCAACCACTGACAGTATAGCAAGACCAGTTAGACAAGGCATGCCAATGCAGGGAATGCCAGTTCAGTCAGGCATGAAACCAGATTCAATGATGAGAGATTCAACTATGAGGCCAGCTATGCCAGGTGATTCAGCCGCACGACCAGCTACACCAATCGATTCAACTGCGAAGCCTGTTATGCCAGCGGACTCAGCTGCGAAACCAGTTGTTCCAGCGGATTCAACAGCAATTCCAGCCAAGCCAGCAGTGCCTGCAGACACGACTAAGAAGCCGTAA